The DNA sequence ACGTCATTATCCGTTTTTTTACCAAATTCGACAGCTTCCATCTTCTTTTCCTTTCACTCTTCCATTATTAAACAGTATATTTAAATTTAGGATATGACAACGGAGCCAAATATTATATAGGCCATTAGTCCTATTTTTATACAATAGTTACAAACAGTGATATGTAAATCTACAATAATTTAGGGTAATCAGCCGAAATATATAGGATTGGGCATATAGTGGAAAATAGAAAGAGGACACAGCAAAAGTTGCATCCTCTTTTCTTATGTCAATTATCCTGTACGTTTATTCGGACCGTGAGTCCTTTTCCCTGATTTCAACCCTGCGGATTTTGCCGCTGATGGTTTTGGGAAGCTCGGTCACAAACTCAATCACCCTCGGATATTTATAGGGTGCGGTTACCTTTTTGACATGATCCTGCAATTCCTTAATCATGTCTTCCGAAGGTTCGTAACCTTTGTTCAGTACGATCGTCGCCTTGACGTTAAATCCTCTGATAGGATCCGGAACGCCCGTTACCGCTGATTCCAGAACAGCGGGATGCTCTGCGAGCGCCGACTCGACTTCGAAAGGCCCGATGCGGTAACCGGATGATTTAATAATGTCGTCATTCCTGCCGATATACCACAGGAAACCAAGCTCATCACGGTAGGCCAGATCGCCGGTATGATACAGGCCGTCATGCCAGGAACGCTGCGTATTCACTTCGTCCCGGTAATAGCCCATGAAAAGACCTTTCGTCTTGGTCGCGTAATCCGGAGCTTTGATGCAGATTTCCCCGGTTACACCAGGGTCAACCTCTTTGCCGTCTTCATCCGCAACAACCATCTGATAACCCGGTGTGGGCATCCCCATCGAACCGGGTCGCGGCTGCACCCATGGGTACAGGATCGAGCAGCAAACGGTTGTCTCCGACTGCCCAAAGCCTTCAAAGATACGCAGTCCGGTAGCCTGCCGCCATTGATTGAACACTTCCGGATTTAAGGCCTCTCCTGCGGTACAGCAGTGTTTCAGCGCCGACAGGTTGAAGTTCTTAACATCTTCCCGCAGCATAAAGCGGTACATGGTCGGCGGTGCACAGAAAGTGGTTATTTGGTATTTCTCCAGTTTCTGCAAAATATCCGCGCCGTTAAAGGTATCAAAGTCATATGTGAATATCGCTGATTCACCTAACCACTGGCCATACATTTTGCCCCAGAGGGATTTCAACCATCCAGTGTCGGAGATTGTGAAATGCAGACCGCCAGGCTCTACCCTGTGCCAGAAAATGCCCGTCATAATATGTCCTAAGGGATAAGCATGATCATGCGAGACCATCTTGGGATAGCCGGTCGTGCCGGAGGAAAAGGCCATAATCAGCATATCCGTGACTTTGGTCGCTTCTTCGCCGGTAGGGCGTTCCCATTTGTCAGACGCAGCTTCAACCCCGGCTTCAAAATCGAGCCAGCCCTCTCCTGCCTCCTTATGTTTCGTAACCGCTTTCATCTGAACCGTTTTACATTCTGGAGCAGCCTCGTCAAAATGCCGGGTACAATCACCGTCTGCGGTAATCACGGCCATCTTGATACCTGCCGCCTGGCAGCGATAGATATAATCTTTAGCCGTCAGCAGGTTCGTTGCTTGAACGGCCACTGCGCCAATTTTATGCAGGGCCATCATGGCATACCAGAACAAATAGCTTCTTTTTAAAACCAGTAGGACAAGATCTCCTTTTTTAATGCCAAGTGACTTAAAATAATTCGCCGTCTTATCAGACCAGCGTTTCATTTCAGCAAAAGTAATCCTTTTTTCTTCACCGCTATTGCTTACCCAGAGCATCGCCAGCTGATCGGGTTTCTCCTCAGCCAATTTATCAAGGACATCGTAGGCAAAGTTAAAATCATCCGGACAGGTCACCTTAAAATTCTTATATAAATCTTCCAGCGTGACATAGTCGTCCCGGTGTCTGCCAATATACTTCTCATACATGATCATGTGCGCGTCCTCCTTTATTTCATGACGATGGCCAGGAATTTTGCCGGAGCATCGCCATGGGTCTTCATCGCGTGGGGAACGGACGAATCGAAGTAAACGCTGTCACCCTCACCGAGTTCGTAAACCATCTCACCGATAAAAAAGTCCATGGATCCTGAAACCAGGTAATTGAATTCTTGCCCGTCATGGGAATGACGTTCCGGTATCGCATTGTTCGGTTCTACTGTCACCATAAATGGTTCAGCTTTCTTATTGCGGAAGGTGAAGGCCAGGTGCTTGTAATCGTAAGCTTTTCGGCGGTTGATCTCATACCCGCCGCCGGCTCTGACCACGCAGCAGGTGGATAGCTTCGGTGACTCGCCACTGATGATATCCAGTACGTCAACCCCTAAAATACCTGCAACATTGTACAGAAAACTAAACGAAAAATCTTTTTCTCCTGCTTCATATTGAAGATAATCCGCAACCGGAACATCGAGTATCTCAGCAATTTTTTCCGGCGTGAAGCCCGTTGACTCGCGCAGCATCAAGAGACGTGCACCCATATCCTTTAGTTGATCAGTCAAGTTAATGGCACCTCCTTATAATTTGCCTGTTTTAAGTAAAACTTGGCTGAAGCCAAGCCTTGGCTAAGGCTACAGCCTTAGCTGCACTTATGTAAAGCAGAAAGCGTTTAGAGCCTTCCTGCTATACTAAAATAATTGCCGAATCATACTACTATACTATAACACTATGTTTCAATAGTATTATAATACTATGCTGTAATACAATACGGCAATACTTTTACAAGACTTTTTTAAAATACTTAAGTCAAAACTGTATTACTTAAGTTAAGACGCTACGACTTTAGTTAAATTTATACCCGATTTCTATCGCTTTGATATTGGATGCCAGAAGATCTTTCTTTCTCTCCGGAATCGACTTGGATACTGCTTTATTCAGCATCTCCAGATCAAAAATATCGGCTTGCTTGGCAATTTTCCCAACCATGACCATATTCGCGAGTCCTTTCAGGCCGGCGTCTTCAGCCAGCTTCGTGGCCGGTATATAAAAGGTCTGAACATCGGTACGCTGTACCTGGATCGGGATCAGGGAGGAATCAATGATGATTGTCCCGTTTTGCTGGACGTCACTTTCAAATTTTTCGAGGGATGGCTGGTTCATCGCAACCAACATCCCGGGATAGGTAATAATTGGTGATCCGATCGGCGTATCGCTGACAATCACGTTAATATTCGCTGTGCCGCCGCGC is a window from the Dehalobacter sp. DCA genome containing:
- a CDS encoding 2-oxoacid:acceptor oxidoreductase family protein: MSTTLELMIAGFGGQGVLFAGKILVYAGLLAGKEVSWLPSYGPEMRGGTANINVIVSDTPIGSPIITYPGMLVAMNQPSLEKFESDVQQNGTIIIDSSLIPIQVQRTDVQTFYIPATKLAEDAGLKGLANMVMVGKIAKQADIFDLEMLNKAVSKSIPERKKDLLASNIKAIEIGYKFN
- a CDS encoding AMP-binding protein, with amino-acid sequence MIMYEKYIGRHRDDYVTLEDLYKNFKVTCPDDFNFAYDVLDKLAEEKPDQLAMLWVSNSGEEKRITFAEMKRWSDKTANYFKSLGIKKGDLVLLVLKRSYLFWYAMMALHKIGAVAVQATNLLTAKDYIYRCQAAGIKMAVITADGDCTRHFDEAAPECKTVQMKAVTKHKEAGEGWLDFEAGVEAASDKWERPTGEEATKVTDMLIMAFSSGTTGYPKMVSHDHAYPLGHIMTGIFWHRVEPGGLHFTISDTGWLKSLWGKMYGQWLGESAIFTYDFDTFNGADILQKLEKYQITTFCAPPTMYRFMLREDVKNFNLSALKHCCTAGEALNPEVFNQWRQATGLRIFEGFGQSETTVCCSILYPWVQPRPGSMGMPTPGYQMVVADEDGKEVDPGVTGEICIKAPDYATKTKGLFMGYYRDEVNTQRSWHDGLYHTGDLAYRDELGFLWYIGRNDDIIKSSGYRIGPFEVESALAEHPAVLESAVTGVPDPIRGFNVKATIVLNKGYEPSEDMIKELQDHVKKVTAPYKYPRVIEFVTELPKTISGKIRRVEIREKDSRSE
- a CDS encoding helix-turn-helix domain-containing protein, with translation MTDQLKDMGARLLMLRESTGFTPEKIAEILDVPVADYLQYEAGEKDFSFSFLYNVAGILGVDVLDIISGESPKLSTCCVVRAGGGYEINRRKAYDYKHLAFTFRNKKAEPFMVTVEPNNAIPERHSHDGQEFNYLVSGSMDFFIGEMVYELGEGDSVYFDSSVPHAMKTHGDAPAKFLAIVMK